Within Limisalsivibrio acetivorans, the genomic segment TTCCCGTTCTTAAAGAGGTTATCAAAGAGGCTCCGACCTCCGAAGAGGCCGATAGAGCAGAGGAGCTTATGAGGAAACTCGGGTTGATAAATGAGTAAACTAGGCGAACTACTTAGTACCACAAGAGAGCAAGGCGGGGTTACCTACGACAGAATAACGCAGGATACCCGCATAAGCGAAGACATTCTGAAGATGTTGGAAGAGGGGAAGTACTGCGATATGCCCTCCTATATACACGCCCATAACTTTGTCCGTACCTATGCAAAGTATCTTGGTATCGATGCGGAGATCGTTGACGACCTCTTCCATGCAGAATGCTGCCGTGATGACTTCAGCAGAGGCTTCAGCTGCGTTACATCCCCAGTAACACAGGAAGAGGTTCCAAGAAGAAGCAGTCTGCGTATTGTTATCCCCCTTATAGTCGTGCTTATACTCGGAATTACGGGTGCTTATCTCTATATCTCCATCGTTAAGAACGGCGATTCCGAGGTTCAATCCTCCCAGCAGGCTCCCGTTGGCTCAAATGCCGGCGGTCCGGTGGAAGAGGATGCCGAACCGGAGCCCAAGCCGGAGTCTGGAGAATCTGCAGTCATGGCAGACAACGAGAGCGCCTCCGAGGGGACCGAGCTGGCTGATGAGCAGGTACAGGCAACTGAAACGGTTGAAGAGGCTGAGCCTGTGGTGGAGGAAACCGCTGAGGCTGAGCCTGAAGATACAGTTCAGGAGACTCCCCCCGAGGCCCCGGAAGCGCTTGATGATGAAGAAAAGGCGGCTTTGAGTGGAAACAAGGTTGTACTCCGTTTTGCAGATACCTGCTGGGTTCATATGGATGTCGACGGCGCAGAGGAGTACGACTTCATAGCAGAAAAGAACTCCGACAGAGTAGTTACTTTTAATGAATATTTCGTCATGGATGTGGGTAACGCCTCCGTTGTTACCGTTAGCCATAAAAGCAGAGACATCCGCGGTCTTGGCGGATTCCGCAAACCTGCCAAGGATCTCAGGTTTACTGTTAACGATGAAGGTAAGCTTGTGTACGAAAAATTGAATTAGTTCTTGCGTTTTGTTCAACTCAATTCTATTTTTAAAGAGACATTTACGGTGTGAATTATGACAGATTTCTCAGTGGCGGTTTTCGCCAATGATTCCTTATTGCTCGGGGAGGTTCTTGACAAGCTTGAGGACGAATTCCCCCTTTTCAGGTACACGGTGTACAGTATGCCGGAGTATCTCCCCCTTATCGCTTCGGACAGGCCGGAGATCTCTGCCAAGAGCATAGATGAGCTTTCCGATGAGGATATAATGGTTGTTCTCAGCGACCCCGGCTCAGCCAAGAAGACGATAGCTAAACTGGATGCCTCCATCGTTGATTTCACAGGGATCTTCGATGGCGATGACGACGATGTTTATATAATACGTGAGCCACTGCAGTATGTCGCCTACCACGTTAAGGGTGACAGGCGCTCCGCTTTTATGAGCGTGTCCCTTCCGGCGGCGGCCTTCGGCAAGAACGGCATAGATGATCTTCTCAGCCAGACAA encodes:
- a CDS encoding helix-turn-helix domain-containing protein; protein product: MSKLGELLSTTREQGGVTYDRITQDTRISEDILKMLEEGKYCDMPSYIHAHNFVRTYAKYLGIDAEIVDDLFHAECCRDDFSRGFSCVTSPVTQEEVPRRSSLRIVIPLIVVLILGITGAYLYISIVKNGDSEVQSSQQAPVGSNAGGPVEEDAEPEPKPESGESAVMADNESASEGTELADEQVQATETVEEAEPVVEETAEAEPEDTVQETPPEAPEALDDEEKAALSGNKVVLRFADTCWVHMDVDGAEEYDFIAEKNSDRVVTFNEYFVMDVGNASVVTVSHKSRDIRGLGGFRKPAKDLRFTVNDEGKLVYEKLN